One window of Mediterraneibacter butyricigenes genomic DNA carries:
- a CDS encoding HAD family hydrolase, with product MLEEIKGVIFDMDGTLIDSMWVWEEVDVDYVKRYQLVEPEGFYEAIEGMSFTDVAKYYKKTFPQIRDSVEQIKADWMEMGYRLYRDEVELKSGVKEFLEELKKCGIKIGIATSNDRDMTEMVLEARGILQEFDAICTSDEVKIGKPAPDVYLKAAEDLGVDPKDCLIFEDVPAGLMAGKSAGMKTCAVADKFSEDQIEKKRALADYFIQDYFEVLKGTYEQL from the coding sequence ATGTTAGAGGAAATCAAGGGCGTGATCTTCGACATGGACGGAACATTGATCGATTCCATGTGGGTCTGGGAAGAAGTAGACGTTGATTATGTAAAACGATATCAACTGGTGGAACCGGAAGGATTCTATGAAGCCATCGAGGGAATGAGTTTTACAGATGTTGCGAAATACTATAAGAAAACATTTCCTCAGATCAGGGATTCTGTAGAACAGATCAAAGCAGACTGGATGGAAATGGGATATCGGTTATATCGGGATGAAGTGGAATTAAAGTCCGGTGTGAAAGAATTTTTAGAAGAACTGAAAAAATGCGGAATTAAAATCGGAATTGCGACCAGCAATGACCGTGATATGACAGAAATGGTTCTGGAGGCCAGAGGAATCCTGCAGGAATTTGACGCCATCTGTACTTCAGATGAGGTGAAGATTGGGAAACCGGCTCCGGATGTGTATCTGAAAGCGGCAGAGGATCTGGGAGTGGATCCCAAAGACTGTCTGATCTTTGAAGATGTTCCGGCAGGACTGATGGCAGGCAAATCAGCCGGCATGAAAACCTGTGCTGTCGCAGACAAGTTCTCTGAGGATCAGATCGAAAAGAAACGTGCGCTGGCAGATTATTTTATTCAGGATTATTTTGAAGTTTTGAAAGGAACCTATGAACAACTGTAA
- a CDS encoding pseudouridine synthase: protein MKIRLDKYLSDMNCGTRSEVKKMIRQGLVCVDQKIIKSPEYKVDTEIQNISVQGKLLSYEKYRYYMLYKPAGVVSATTDRRDQTVLDLIPELKGQDYFPVGRLDKDTVGLLLITNDGPLAHRLLSPAHHVDKIYEAKIQGMADQTDIEKFAAGVEIGEKKPCAPAKLQILSVDEKTQTSYISLTIHEGKFHQVKRMFHALGKEVTFLKRVQMAELSLDETLKPGEYRELTEEEKKKLC, encoded by the coding sequence ATGAAAATCAGGCTGGACAAATACCTTTCAGATATGAACTGCGGGACTCGAAGTGAAGTGAAAAAAATGATCCGGCAGGGGCTGGTCTGTGTGGATCAGAAAATAATAAAGAGTCCGGAGTATAAAGTAGATACCGAAATTCAGAATATTTCGGTGCAGGGAAAGCTGCTTTCCTATGAAAAATATCGCTACTATATGTTATACAAACCGGCGGGAGTCGTCTCGGCCACCACAGATCGCAGAGATCAGACGGTGCTGGATCTGATTCCGGAGCTGAAAGGACAGGACTATTTTCCGGTGGGAAGACTTGACAAAGATACCGTGGGACTGTTGCTGATTACCAATGACGGGCCGCTGGCGCATCGGTTGCTTTCCCCGGCTCATCATGTGGATAAAATCTATGAGGCAAAGATTCAGGGAATGGCAGATCAGACAGATATAGAGAAGTTTGCAGCGGGTGTGGAGATCGGGGAGAAGAAACCCTGTGCACCGGCAAAGCTTCAGATTCTGTCAGTGGATGAGAAGACACAGACTTCTTATATATCCCTGACGATTCATGAGGGAAAATTCCATCAGGTAAAACGGATGTTTCATGCACTGGGAAAGGAAGTTACCTTTCTGAAAAGAGTTCAGATGGCAGAACTTTCTCTGGATGAAACGCTTAAGCCGGGAGAATACAGAGAACTTACAGAAGAGGAGAAAAAGAAATTATGTTAG